From Actinomycetota bacterium:
CCGGTTCTCCGTCTCGTACTCCACATGGCTGACGTTGATCGTGATCCCCCGCTCACGCTCCTCCGGCGCCTTGTCGATCTCATCGAACCCCATCGTCTGCACGTTGGGGTTCTGCTTGTGCAACACCGACGTGATCGCCGCCGTCAACGTCGTCTTCCCATGATCGACGTGACCGATCGTCCCGATGTTCATGTGCGGCTTCGTCCGCTCGAACTTCTCCTTGGCCATCGGCGTCCCTCCTGGGGCGGTGGTGGTGCTACGGGTGGTCGGGTCTCTGGTCTGGGGTTACTCGCCGCGCGCCTTGGCGACGATCTCTTCCTGGATGTGGCTGGGAGCGGGCTCGTACGCACCGAACTGCATCGTGTACGTCGCCCGACCCTGCGTCAGCGACCGTACGTCGGTCGCGTACCCGAACATCTCCGACAGGGGCACCCGGGCCGTGATGACCTGGGCGTTGCCGCGGGGTTCCATCGACTGGATGTGGCCTCGCCGCGAGGTGAGGTCGCCCATCACGTCGCCCATGTACTCCTCGGGGGTGACGACCTCGACCTCGAAGACCGGCTCGAGCAGCTGCACGCCCGCCTTGTTCGCGGCCTCCTTGATCGCCATGGACCCGGCGATGTGGAACGCCATCTCGGAGGAATCGACCTCGTGGTACGAGCCGTCCACGAGTTCGACGTGGACGCCGACGAGCGGGTAGCCCGCCAGGACGCCGCCCTCCATGGCCTCCTTTATGCCCTTGTCGACCGAGGGGATGTACTCCTTGGGGATCGAGCCCCCGACGACCTTGTTGTCGAAGGAGTACTCCTCCTCGTCCTCCTCGCGGTGCGGGCGGACGTTGATGACGACGTGGCCGTACTGACCACGACCGCCGGTCTGGCGGGCGAACTTGACGGACACCTTCTCGACCGCCTTCTTGATGCTCTCGCGGTAGGCAACCTGC
This genomic window contains:
- the tuf gene encoding elongation factor Tu (EF-Tu; promotes GTP-dependent binding of aminoacyl-tRNA to the A-site of ribosomes during protein biosynthesis; when the tRNA anticodon matches the mRNA codon, GTP hydrolysis results; the inactive EF-Tu-GDP leaves the ribosome and release of GDP is promoted by elongation factor Ts; many prokaryotes have two copies of the gene encoding EF-Tu), coding for MAKEKFERTKPHMNIGTIGHVDHGKTTLTAAITSVLHKQNPNVQTMGFDEIDKAPEERERGITINVSHVEYETENR